From the genome of Glycine max cultivar Williams 82 chromosome 2, Glycine_max_v4.0, whole genome shotgun sequence, one region includes:
- the LOC100788226 gene encoding transmembrane 9 superfamily member 9 produces MAREPLARDLCICVCIYILLIAHQSTCFYLPGVAPEDFWKGDPLKVKVNKLTSTKTQLPYSYYSLPYCRPKHIFDSAENLGEVLRGDRIENSPYVFKMREPQLCNVACRLILDEKAAKEFKEMIDDEYRVNMILDNLPLVVPIRRLDQESSVVYLHGFLVGLKGQYSGIKEDKYFIHNHLAFVVKYHTDPELDLSRIVGFEVTPFSVKHEYEGKWNENTRLTTCDPHAKKLVTSSESPQEVEHKKEIIFSYDVEFEASDVKWAYRWDTYLLMANDQIHWFSIVNSLMIVLFLSGMVAMIMLRTLYRDISKYNQLETQEEAQEETGWKLVHGDVFRPPSNSDLLCVYVGTGVQFFGMILVTMMFAALGFLSPSNRGGLMTAMLLLWVFMGLFAGYASARLYKMFKGTEWKKISFGTAFIFPATAFAVFFVLNALIWGQRSSGAVPFQTMFALLLLWFGISFPLVFVGGFVGFNKKPAIEDPVKTNKIARQIPKQAWYMNHVCSILIGGILPFGAVFIELFFILTSIWLHQFYYIFGFLFIVFVILIITCAEITIVLCYFQLCSENYNWWWRSYLTSGSSALYLFLYAVFYFFTKLEISKPISGILYFGYMLLLSYTFFVLTGTIGFYACFWFTRLIYSSVKID; encoded by the exons ATGGCGAGAGAGCCTCTGGCTCGTGACCTATGcatttgtgtgtgcatttacaTTCTACTCATTGCCCACCAAAGTACCTGTTTTTACCTCCCTGGTGTTGCACCTGAGGATTTCTGGAAG GGAGATCCGTTGAAGGTGAAAGTGAACAAACTGACTTCCACAAAAACACAGCTGCCTTACTCATACTATTCACTGCCTTATTGCCGGCCAAAACACATTTTCGACAGTGCAGAAAACCTGGGGGAAGTTCTCCGGGGAGATCGCATTGAAAACTCTCCCTATGTG TTTAAAATGAGAGAACCACAGCTGTGCAATGTTGCTTGTCGTCTGATTCTTGATGAAAAAGCAGCCAAAGAGTTCAAGGAAATGATAGATGATGAGTATCGGGTGAACAT GATTTTAGACAATCTTCCTTTGGTTGTTCCTATACGAAGGCTTGATCAGGAATCTTCCGTGGTGTATCTGCATGGCTTCCTTGTAGGTCTTAAGGGACAATATTCTGGA ATCAAAGAGGACAAGTATTTTATTCACAACCACTTAGCATTTGTGGTTAAGTATCATACTGATCCAGAGTTAGATTTGTCAAGGATTGTAGGATTTGAGGTTACACCATTCAG TGTAAAGCATGAATATGAAGGTAAATGGAATGAGAATACCCGCTTAACTACCTGTGATCCCCATGCAAAAAAGCTAGTCACTAGCTCTGAATCTCCTCAAGAGGTTGAACACAAGAAGGAAATCATTTTTTCCTATGATGTTGAGTTTGAG GCAAGTGATGTGAAGTGGGCATATCGCTGGGATACCTATCTTCTTATGGCCAATGACCAGATTCACTGGTTTTCAATTGTCAATTCTTTGATGATTGTACTCTTCCTTTCAGGCATGGTGGCTATGATAATGTTGCGGACACTTTACCGTGATATCTCTAAGTACAATCAACTAGAGACACAAGAAGAAGCACAAGAAGAGACAGGATGGAAACTTGTCCATGGGGATGTATTCAGGCCTCCATCAAACTCAGATTTACTCTGTGTATATGTTGGAACAGGTGTTCAGTTTTTCGGAATGATTCTTGTCACCATGATGTTTGCTGCCCTTGGATTTTTGTCTCCCTCAAATAGAGGAGGGTTGATGACAGCCATGCTCTTGCTCTGGGTATTTATGGGACTGTTTGCTGGATATGCTTCGGCACGTCTCTATAAGATGTTCAAGGGAACAGAATGGAAGAAAATCTCATTTGGCACTGCCTTTATATTTCCTGCCACTGCCTTTGCTGTATTCTTTGTGCTAAATGCTCTAATTTGGGGGCAGAGGTCTTCTGGGGCTGTGCCATTTCAAACAATGTTTGCGCTTCTTTTGTTATGGTTTGGCATCTCATTTCCACTTGTGTTTGTTGGTGGTTTTGTTGGGTTTAATAAGAAGCCAGCAATTGAGGATCCTGTGAAGACAAACAAGATAGCTAGGCAGATTCCAAAGCAGGCTTGGTACATGAATCATGTATGCTCTATTCTAATAGGAGGCATACTCCCATTTGGTGCAGTCTTCATTGAGCTTTTCTTCATCCTCACATCAATCTGGTTACATcagttttattatatatttggttTCCTCTTCATCGTGTTCGTCATCCTCATTATCACCTGTGCTGAGATCACAATTGTGCTCTGCTACTTTCAGCTGTGTAGTGAGAACTACAATTGGTGGTGGAGGTCGTATCTGACTTCAGGTTCCTCTGCACTCTACCTTTTCCTATATGCTGTTTTTTACTTCTTCacaaaacttgaaatctcaAAACCAATATCTGGAATCTTGTACTTCGGGTACATGCTGCTGCTTTCGTATACTTTCTTTGTGTTGACCGGTACAATTGGTTTCTATGCATGCTTCTGGTTCACAAGGCTGATCTATTCGTCGGTCAAAATCGACTGA